One window from the genome of Glycine soja cultivar W05 chromosome 12, ASM419377v2, whole genome shotgun sequence encodes:
- the LOC114378757 gene encoding pentatricopeptide repeat-containing protein At3g58590-like, with the protein MLQLGYSPNGFSFSAVLKSSSMSNLHQLHDLIIRSGYESNEYVLSSLVMAYTRNAKLLSWLEKPDAVSWNIVISACTRSNNYDEVFALFKHMHSACIHPDSYSFMSVISVCTKLCLLDWGSSLHGLIIKTNLGNYDTFLGNVLIDMYGKCGSIDSSMKVFEEITNKNIITWTTLITALGLNGYAYEAVMRFQNIELMGLKPDALALRTVLCSCRYGGLVSEGMEIFRKMGTRLNGAPTKEDGVSSIICFLCQLVIDTLGHGFPRDRYLAENVNRNEDERGTCRDYQTNVNPSKDLYE; encoded by the exons ATGCTCCAATTGGGTTATTCCCCTaatgggttttccttttctGCTGTTCTCAAGTCATCTTCAATGTCAAACCTTCATCAGCTCCATGATTTGATTATAAGATCAGGGTATGAGAGTAATGAATACGTATTAAGCTCTCTTGTTATGGCTTACACCAGAAATG CAAAGCTGCTTTCTTGGCTAGAAAAACCTGATGCTGTATCCTGGAACATTGTCATTTCAGCTTGCACTCGGAGCAATAATTATGACGAGGTTTTTGCGCTTTTCAAGCATATGCATTCTGCATGCATCCATCCAGATAGTTACTCATTTATGAGTGTAATATCTGTGTGCACCAAACTTTGCCTTCTGGATTGGGGCAGTTCTCTTCATGGACTTATTATAAAGACTAATCTTGGTAACTATGACACATTTTTGGGCAATGTACTAATTGACATGTATGGGAAGTGTGGAAGCATTGACAGTTCAATGAaagtttttgaagaaattacgaacaaaaatattattacatggACAACTTTAATTACTGCTCTTGGGCTGAATGGTTATGCTTATGAGGCAGTGATGAGATTCCAAAACATAGAATTGATGGGGTTGAAGCCTGATGCATTAGCACTCAGAACAGTGCTTTGTTCTTGCAGATATGGTGGATTAGTGAGCGAAGGCATGGAAATTTTCAGGAAGATGGGAACCAG GCTGAATGGTGCTCCTACAAAGGAGGATGGCGTTTCCAGCATTATATGTTTCTTATGCCAGCTTGTGATTGACACCTTGGGCCATGGTTTTCCTAG AGATAGATACCTGGCAGAGAATGTGAACCGCAATGAGGACGAGAGAGGCACTTGCAGAGATTACCAAACAAATGTGAACCCTAGCAAAGATCTATATGAATAA
- the LOC114378756 gene encoding uncharacterized protein LOC114378756, which translates to MSSALGDAEVSWEMQPATNTASGILCMWCEKSFRLQRKVTGNGFILLVGEWTREEQQVNIVTIYSPCDIHNKRLLWDAMRQLKEAAPGGLWCILGDFNSIRDTNERFGCGQRPSTDSSMTEFNEWIDDMEVLEIPCVGRKFTWYKSNGASRRRLDRFLVSPEWLGRWLASFQTTLARNFSYHCPILLRSKAVDWGPKPFRVLDCWLSDNSFKELVHQCWTSHQQPSWGGYVLKEKFEIKKEDEDLEQGEKARSRWIKEGDCNSCYFHLLMSANRRNNSIKGVMLDGTWIDEPQKVKEEEEEVRQAIWDCGSERCPGPDGFNFKFIKKFWHLFKPDILHFLDEFHANGVFPRGGNASFLALIPKVLDPHTLNDYRHISLRGCMYKIVAKLLAKRLKVVMPFIINETQYAFIEGRHLLHSALIANEVIDEAKRSNKSCLIFKVDYEKAYDSVSWNFLMYMMRRMGFSPKWIKWIEGCVKSASISVLVNGSPTIEFIPQRGLRQGDPLAPFLFNIAAEGLNGLMRRAVEYNLYKPFLVSANRVPINILQYADDTIFFGEAAKENVEAIKVILRSFELVSGLRINFSKIYFGVFGVTDQWKQEAANYLHCSLLAFPFVYLGIPIGANPRVPQSVVDKLVKIKCTFLWGGGSDQKKISWIRWEKVCLPKERGGLGIKDINTFNMDLLGKWKWHLLQNQGELWAKVLESRYGGWRGLDDEARAANESTWWRDLKKATQQSYQGRAIHAGFRWKVGVGDRIKFWEDRWLCQETSLAKKYPRLYSISLQQQ; encoded by the exons ATGTCAAGCGCTTTGGGGGATGCAGAAGTGTCATGGGAGATGCAGCCTGCTACAAACACTGCAAGTGGTATATTATGCATGTGGTGTGAGAAATCCTTCAGGCTTCAGAGAAAAGTTACTGGAAATGGCTTTATACTATTGGTGGGAGAGTGGACCAGAGAAGAGCAGCAAGTCAATATAGTCACCATCTATTCACCTTGCGATATCCATAATAAAAGACTTTTATGGGATGCTATGAGGCAGCTAAAAGAAGCAGCACCTGGGGGGCTATGGTGTATCTTGGGAGATTTCAACTCAATCAGGGACACGAATGAGAGATTTGGGTGTGGCCAAAGACCATCCACAGATAGCAGCATGACTGAATTCAACGAATGGATAGATGATATGGAGGTTTTAGAGATACCTTGCGTGGGCAGAAAGTTTACTTGGTACAAATCTAATGGTGCTTCAAGGAGAAGATTGGACAGGTTTCTAGTATCCCCGGAATGGCTTGGAAGATGGCTTGCAAGCTTCCAGACTACTCTTGCTAGGAATTTCTCATATCATTGTCCGATTCTCCTGCGATCCAAGGCTGTTGACTGGGGTCCTAAACCTTTTAGGGTTTTGGATTGTTGGTTATCAGACAATTCCTTCAAGGAACTTGTTCATCAATGTTGGACATCTCATCAACAACCTAGCTGGGGCGGATATGTGCTTAAAGAAAAATTCGAGATTAAAAAAGAGGATGAAGACTTGGAACAAGGAGAA AAAGCGAGATCGAGATGGATCAAGGAGGGTGATTGCAATTCATGCTATTTCCACCTTCTGATGAGTGCTAACCGCAGGAATAATTCTATCAAAGGGGTCATGCTTGATGGAACATGGATAGACGAACCACAAAAGGTGAAGGAAGAG GAGGAGGAAGTGAGGCAAGCTATTTGGGATTGTGGGAGTGAGCGGTGCCCGGGGCCTGATGGTTTCAATTTTAAGTTCATAAAGAAGTTCTGGCACTTGTTCAAACCCGATATCCTTCACTTTTTGGATGAATTTCATGCCAACGGTGTCTTCCCTAGGGGTGGTAATGCATCCTTCTTAGCATTAATCCCCAAGGTGCTTGATCCTCACACCTTAAATGATTACCGACATATCTCCCTTAGAGGTTGCATGTACAAGATTGTGGCGAAATTGTTGGCTAAAAGATTGAAGGTGGTAATGCCATTTATTATTAATGAGACCCAATATGCTTTCATTGAAGGGAGACATTTACTTCATAGTGCACTCATAGCAAACGAGGTGATAGATGAGGCCAAGAGGAGCAACAAATCATGCCTCATTTTCAAAGTGGATTATGAAAAGGCATATGATTCGGTTTCATGGAATTTCCTGATGTATATGATGAGGAGAATGGGTTTCAGTCCAAAATGGATAAAGTGGATTGAAGGGTGTGTCAAATCTGCATCTATTTCTGTTTTAGTGAATGGTAGCCCAACAATTGAGTTCATACCGCAAAGGGGTCTTAGGCAAGGAGACCCATTGGCaccttttttattcaatattgcGGCTGAAGGTCTGAATGGTTTGATGAGGAGAGCAGTGGAGTATAATCTGTACAAGCCCTTCCTAGTTAGTGCAAATAGAGTGCCCATCAACATCTTACAGTATGCTGATGACACGATCTTTTTTGGGGAAGCAGCCAAGGAGAATGTAGAAGCTATTAAGGTGATCCTTAGGTCATTTGAGTTGGTTTCTGGTTTAAGGATCAACTTCTCTAAGATCTATTTTGGTGTTTTTGGAGTGACAGATCAATGGAAGCAAGAGGCGGCCAATTATTTGCATTGTAGTTTGCTGGCTTTTCCGTTTGTATATCTGGGTATACCCATAGGGGCCAACCCGAG ggTGCCTCAATCAGTGGTGGATAAGCTAGTGAAAATAAAGTGTACATTCCTATGGGGAGGAGGGTCTGACCAAAAAAAGATTTCATGGATTAGATGGGAGAAGGTGTGCCTACCAAAAGAAAGGGGAGGGCTTGGTATCAAGGACATCAACACTTTCAACATGGATCTACTAGGCAAATGGAAGTGGCATCTCTTACAAAACCAAGGAGAGCTTTGGGCTAAAGTATTGGAATCAAGATATGGCGGGTGGAGGGGTTTGGATGATGAAGCAAGGGCAGCCAATGAATCAACTTGGTGGAGGGATTTAAAAAAGGCTACACAACAATCATATCAAGGGAGGGCTATCCATGCTGGATTTAGATGGAAGGTAGGAGTTGGAGACAGAatcaaattttgggaggatagaTGGCTATGTCAGGAGACATCTCTAGCAAAAAAATACCCTCGACTTTACAGCATATCATTACAGCAACAGTAG
- the LOC114378754 gene encoding uncharacterized protein LOC114378754, protein MEKIVDNSHLKVRGSWNSLWKVKVPPKVRFMAWKARRDCLPTRTLEDKQIELMVMNMWSIWYSINEKLWSQKDVSVDSCIASADRVLQDWKFSNKKGETTVGRTEVNPQVSWAAPPNNMVKCNVDVAFWNLYIKQGCYWSAWCHEMYDVYGLTHVIFELDSKVVVDKVIKPAVDVSELGAVIRVSWFLSINENFSVQTNMVAHVLAKASISYAFSNVFENIPLWIASLIFNEMS, encoded by the exons ATGGAGAAGATTGTTGATAATTCCCATCTAAAAGTCAGAGGGAGCTGGAACAGTTTGTGGAAAGTTAAAGTTCCCCCAAAGGTTCGCTTTATGGCTTGGAAAGCAAGGAGAGATTGTCTTCCTACAAGG ACTTTGGAAGATAAGCAAATTGAATTGATGGTAATGAACATGTGGAGTATCTGGTATAGCATAAACGAAAAACTATGGAGCCAAAAAGATGTTAGTGTAGATTCCTGCATAGCTAGTGCTGACAGAGTTCTCCAAGACTGGAAATTTTCTAACAAGAAGGGTGAGACTACGGTGGGCAGAACGGAAGTGAATCCACAAGTATCTTGGGCTGCTCCTCCTAACAACATGGTCAAATGCAATGTTGACGTAGCGTTTTGGAATCTTTACATAAAACAGGGTTG CTATTGGTCTGCTTGGTGCCATGAAATGTATGATGTCTATGGGTTAACTCATGTTATTTTCGAGTTGGATAGTAAGGTTGTGGTGGACAAAGTTATCAAGCCTGCAGTTGATGTTTCAGAACTGGGAGCTGTTATTAGAGTGTCATGGTTCCTTTCCATTAATGAGAACTTTAGTGTTCAAACCAATATGGTGGCTCATGTCCTGGCTAAGGCCTCCATATCTTATGCTTTCTCCAATGTTTTTGAGAATATTCCTCTTTGGATTGCTTCattgatttttaatgaaatgagTTAA
- the LOC114378755 gene encoding pentatricopeptide repeat-containing protein At3g58590-like translates to MTCHGQGFQHGQLLLNLLEACSTIRYLDATKCVHALSITMGHIPKKSIFIHNNIISSYIALDGVLHARKVFDALPHKTIVSCNTLITTYCRRRDVDDAWNLLCHMRGSGFAPTQYTLTGLLSCELLNHSQGVQLHTLSIRNGLFDADAFVGTSLLGLFGRHGCWDELFLAFEDMPLKSLVTWNSMVSLLARNGFVEECKIWFSDLVGTGMSLSKGSFVAVLSGLVDSEEDLEYGEQIHGLMIKCRFGCEITVANSFISVYVRCKAMFAMERLFEEVPVQNVVLEYSH, encoded by the coding sequence ATGACTTGCCATGGACAAGGTTTCCAACATGGCCAACTCCTCCTCAATTTACTCGAAGCGTGTTCCACCATTAGGTACCTCGATGCCACCAAATGTGTTCATGCACTTTCCATCACAATGGGTCACATTCCAAAGAAATCTATtttcatccacaacaacatcatTTCCTCTTACATTGCCCTTGACGGAGTGCTCCATGCACGCAAAGTGTTCGATGCTTTGCCCCACAAAACAATTGTTTCTTGCAACACTCTTATCACCACTTATTGTCGACGCAGGGATGTAGATGATGCTTGGAACTTGCTCTGCCACATGAGGGGGAGTGGTTTTGCTCCTACCCAGTACACCCTCACTGGGTTGTTGTCGTGTGAGTTGTTGAATCATTCTCAGGGTGTTCAGTTGCACACTTTGAGCATCAGGAATGGACTCTTTGATGCCGATGCTTTTGTGGGTACTTCTTTGTTGGGCTTGTTTGGGAGGCATGGATGTTGGGATGAATTGTTTTTGGCGTTTGAAGATATGCCCCTGAAGAGTTTGGTGACATGGAACTCCATGGTGTCCTTGTTGGCACGTAATGGGTTTGTTGAAGAGTGCAAGATTTGGTTTAGTGATCTTGTGGGGACGGGGATGTCTTTATCGAAAGGTTCTTTTGTTGCTGTTTTGTCTGGACTTGTTGATTCTGAGGAGGATTTGGAATATGGTGAACAGATACATGGCTTAATGATTAAATGTAGGTTTGGTTGTGAGATTACTGTGGCCAATTCTTTCATTAGTGTGTATGTCAGGTGCAAAGCCATGTTTGCTATGGAAAGATTGTTTGAGGAAGTTCCTGTTCAGAATGTTGTCCTGGAATACAGTCATTGA